Proteins from a single region of Sandaracinaceae bacterium:
- a CDS encoding LLM class flavin-dependent oxidoreductase, with protein MIPLSVLDLAPVTEGASVGDALRNSLALARHAEALGYRRFWLAEHHNMPGIASAATAVVIAHIAAGTQRIRVGSGGVMLPNHAPLVVAEQFGTLEALHPGRVDLGLGRAPGTDPRTMRALRRDLVAGPQHADTFPRDVLELQRYFRDGAGPAVRAVPGEGLRVPIWLLGSSLYSAELAGKLGLPFAFASHFAPDLLMQALSVYRRVFAPSEQLDAPYAMVATNIIAADSDAEAERLASSLMQAFIRLRRGQPGKLPPPVHDVAAVLSAAELAGMRRLLSRSFIGSRDTVATGLHALIAETGADEVIVGGQIFDHDARLRSYELVASIAD; from the coding sequence ATGATTCCCCTCTCCGTACTCGACCTGGCGCCCGTCACCGAAGGCGCGAGCGTGGGCGACGCGCTGCGCAACTCGCTCGCTCTCGCACGTCACGCGGAGGCGCTTGGGTACCGGCGCTTCTGGTTGGCCGAGCATCACAACATGCCCGGCATCGCGAGCGCCGCGACCGCCGTCGTCATCGCGCACATCGCCGCGGGGACCCAGCGCATCCGTGTTGGGTCGGGCGGCGTGATGCTTCCCAACCACGCGCCCCTCGTGGTGGCCGAACAGTTCGGGACGCTCGAGGCGCTCCACCCGGGTCGCGTCGACCTGGGCTTGGGACGCGCCCCAGGCACGGACCCGCGCACGATGCGGGCCCTGCGCCGCGACCTCGTCGCAGGTCCCCAACACGCCGATACGTTCCCGCGCGACGTCCTCGAGCTGCAGCGCTACTTCCGCGACGGCGCGGGGCCAGCGGTCCGCGCGGTGCCCGGTGAAGGCCTGCGCGTGCCCATCTGGCTCCTGGGATCGAGCCTCTACAGCGCCGAGCTGGCAGGCAAGCTGGGGCTGCCGTTCGCGTTCGCTTCGCACTTCGCGCCCGACCTGTTGATGCAGGCGCTCTCCGTGTATCGCCGCGTCTTCGCGCCGTCCGAACAGCTGGACGCGCCCTACGCGATGGTGGCGACCAACATCATCGCCGCAGACTCGGACGCCGAGGCCGAGCGACTGGCCAGCTCGCTCATGCAGGCGTTCATTCGGCTGCGTCGTGGGCAGCCCGGAAAGCTGCCACCTCCCGTCCACGATGTTGCCGCCGTCCTCAGCGCAGCCGAGCTTGCAGGCATGCGTCGCCTGCTGTCGCGCTCCTTCATCGGGTCGCGTGACACGGTGGCCACGGGGCTCCATGCGCTGATCGCCGAGACGGGCGCCGACGAGGTCATCGTGGGCGGCCAGATCTTCGATCACGACGCGCGGCTACGCTCGTACGAGTTGGTCGCGAGCATCGCGGACTG